A stretch of the uncultured Desulfobacter sp. genome encodes the following:
- a CDS encoding TonB-dependent receptor, which translates to MFSQLEYDNDGNTMGLSEDGAAALGVTASGDREVYSDFDTKEKSKTNAQALKVSYDFGDTLNVTSITTHRFFDSDFAVDHDFNPVELNHTTSEGEEDKISQELRLASKTEKMSWVAGIYYDKDDDTMDFSYSSITIKRNLGGEAYALFGQLRYALTPKIGMTGGLRYETQDKDMQDYLTGNDFDDTWDDIAPKFSVDYAITEQVMGYATVAKGFRSGGFNYMSTDSKYDSYDSEELWSYEIGAKSQLFENRLIVNGALFYMNIDDMQVTESIGPTSYITNVGTAVSYGVELEVQAKITPQFTLTGSIGYTNVKFDEYKDDSGDYSDNKAPNVPEYTFAIGGQYRPGNGFYAGVDLVGVGKTYLERTNTYKRDAYQLINAKIGYEAENWDIYLYGKNILDKDYSKEDATYVYYSDPRELGVKLTYRF; encoded by the coding sequence ATCTTTTCTCAACTTGAATATGACAATGATGGCAACACCATGGGATTGAGTGAAGATGGAGCTGCGGCTTTGGGCGTGACTGCTTCCGGTGACCGGGAAGTATATTCTGATTTTGACACCAAAGAGAAATCAAAAACCAACGCTCAAGCCTTAAAAGTGAGTTACGATTTTGGTGATACATTAAATGTAACCTCAATCACCACTCACCGCTTTTTTGATAGTGATTTTGCAGTGGATCATGACTTTAATCCTGTTGAACTAAACCATACTACGAGTGAAGGCGAAGAAGATAAAATTTCTCAGGAGCTGAGGTTAGCATCGAAGACGGAGAAGATGAGCTGGGTGGCCGGTATCTATTATGATAAAGACGATGATACAATGGACTTTTCATATTCTTCTATAACAATAAAGAGGAATCTTGGGGGCGAGGCTTACGCACTTTTTGGCCAACTTCGTTACGCGTTAACGCCTAAAATTGGCATGACTGGTGGTCTTCGTTATGAAACACAGGATAAAGATATGCAAGATTATCTTACAGGCAACGATTTTGATGATACCTGGGATGACATTGCACCTAAATTCAGTGTGGATTATGCCATAACAGAACAGGTAATGGGGTACGCTACGGTTGCGAAAGGTTTCAGATCAGGTGGTTTTAATTATATGAGTACAGATTCGAAATATGACAGCTATGACAGCGAAGAGCTGTGGTCCTATGAAATAGGAGCTAAAAGTCAACTTTTTGAAAACAGATTGATCGTAAACGGTGCACTCTTTTACATGAATATAGATGACATGCAAGTGACAGAATCAATCGGCCCAACGAGTTACATAACCAATGTTGGTACTGCTGTCTCATATGGCGTTGAACTGGAAGTACAGGCAAAAATTACACCTCAATTCACCCTGACGGGAAGCATTGGCTATACTAATGTAAAATTTGATGAATATAAGGACGACTCAGGAGACTATAGTGATAACAAGGCGCCGAATGTCCCCGAATATACATTTGCCATAGGTGGCCAATATCGACCAGGGAACGGCTTTTATGCCGGGGTTGATTTGGTTGGTGTTGGAAAAACGTATTTAGAAAGGACAAATACATATAAAAGAGATGCGTATCAACTGATTAATGCCAAAATAGGGTATGAAGCTGAAAATTGGGATATTTATCTCTATGGTAAAAACATCCTTGATAAAGATTACTCAAAAGAAGACGCGACTTATGTATATTACAGTGACCCTCGTGAATTAGGGGTAAAGCTTACTTACCGATTTTAA
- a CDS encoding PIN domain nuclease, giving the protein MILVDSSVWIAYFNGQINWQTNTLDTLLHEAPVLLGDLILVEILQGFKTNKEFDAARDLLAVLDCVSLNSCSLAVASATNYRTMRRQGITVRKTIDVIIGTYCIENDLSLLHDDRDFNPMETILGLQAVTPEMG; this is encoded by the coding sequence GTGATCCTGGTTGATTCTTCGGTGTGGATTGCCTATTTTAACGGGCAGATAAATTGGCAGACCAATACACTGGATACTTTGCTGCACGAAGCGCCCGTATTGTTGGGTGATCTGATCCTCGTTGAAATTTTGCAAGGATTTAAAACAAACAAAGAATTTGATGCGGCAAGAGATTTATTGGCTGTTTTGGATTGCGTTTCGCTCAATAGCTGTTCTCTGGCAGTTGCCTCAGCTACAAATTACAGAACAATGCGCAGACAGGGAATTACCGTGAGAAAAACCATAGATGTTATAATCGGAACTTATTGTATAGAAAACGATTTGTCGTTACTTCATGATGATCGTGATTTTAATCCCATGGAAACCATTCTGGGATTACAGGCCGTTACACCCGAAATGGGGTAA
- a CDS encoding ISAs1 family transposase, translated as MGKNNINKYFETIEDHRHHNKLHKLIDVIIIAICGVVAGADTYEQIENFGKKRKRWLSKFLELPYGIPSHDTFDRIFERMNPQEFQNSFKNWIASVAKQTKGQVVAIDGKTLRRSHNRSEDKKAIHMISAWATANQVVLGQLKTEEKSNEITAIPYLLKLLDLSGCIVTIDAMGTQKKIAETIIDSNCDYILALKENHKTLYENTVRFFDHMNNMKEEGYCFDEYETVDGGHGRIETRRNVITRDIDWLDDKENWPGLKSLGMVESTRNVNGEVSCDRRYYISSLDCTAQVFGTSVRSHWGIENSLHWVLDIAFREDESRIRKGFGPENFAAIRHIALNLLKENKSFKGSIKSKRLNAAMDTQYLEDVMFA; from the coding sequence ATGGGTAAAAACAACATAAATAAATACTTTGAGACGATTGAAGATCATAGGCACCACAACAAGCTCCATAAATTAATTGATGTGATTATTATTGCAATATGTGGCGTTGTCGCAGGGGCCGATACCTACGAACAAATTGAAAATTTTGGAAAAAAGCGAAAGAGATGGCTTTCAAAATTCCTGGAATTGCCATATGGGATCCCATCACATGATACCTTTGACCGAATTTTTGAAAGGATGAACCCACAAGAATTTCAAAATAGTTTCAAAAACTGGATTGCCTCTGTAGCCAAACAAACCAAAGGCCAGGTTGTGGCGATAGACGGAAAAACCCTGAGACGCTCTCATAACAGATCTGAGGATAAAAAAGCCATCCATATGATTAGTGCCTGGGCAACTGCAAATCAGGTAGTTCTCGGGCAACTAAAAACGGAAGAAAAATCCAATGAAATAACCGCCATTCCCTATCTTTTAAAGTTGCTTGATCTATCCGGTTGCATAGTCACCATTGATGCCATGGGGACACAGAAAAAAATTGCGGAAACCATAATTGACAGTAATTGTGACTACATTCTGGCATTAAAAGAAAACCACAAGACCCTTTATGAAAATACAGTCCGTTTTTTTGACCACATGAACAATATGAAAGAAGAGGGATACTGTTTCGATGAATATGAAACAGTAGATGGTGGGCATGGACGCATTGAGACCCGTAGGAATGTCATAACCCGTGATATTGATTGGCTTGATGACAAAGAAAATTGGCCTGGTTTAAAATCTTTGGGGATGGTTGAAAGCACCCGGAATGTTAACGGGGAAGTAAGTTGTGACAGGCGTTATTATATATCCAGTCTTGATTGTACTGCGCAGGTATTTGGAACTTCTGTCAGAAGTCATTGGGGAATTGAGAATTCACTTCACTGGGTATTGGATATCGCTTTCCGGGAAGATGAGAGCAGGATACGGAAAGGATTCGGGCCGGAGAACTTTGCGGCAATTCGGCATATTGCCTTAAATCTGCTTAAAGAAAATAAAAGTTTTAAAGGGAGCATCAAGTCAAAAAGATTGAATGCGGCAATGGATACACAGTATTTGGAGGACGTGATGTTTGCATGA
- a CDS encoding type II toxin-antitoxin system VapB family antitoxin: protein MRTNIVIRDDLMQEALQLSDVKTKKAVVEEGLKLFVKLKKQQKIASLRGKLHWEGDLNAMRLDK from the coding sequence ATGAGAACCAATATAGTCATTCGGGATGATTTGATGCAAGAAGCGTTGCAACTCTCTGATGTGAAAACCAAAAAAGCGGTTGTCGAAGAGGGGCTTAAACTGTTCGTCAAATTAAAAAAACAGCAGAAAATTGCATCATTGAGAGGAAAATTGCATTGGGAAGGCGATTTGAACGCCATGAGGCTTGATAAGTGA